The Nitrospinaceae bacterium genomic sequence ATTAAATTCTAGTTTTATCTCTCTCGTGCTAATCTGAAATTAGATGGAGGCGATTTCGTCTCTTATATGTAGAAATATCTATCGGAGCTAACTATGGCTGGGTCGATTCTTGAAAGAGGCCTATCAAAATTAAACGGTGTTTTCGGAACCGCTAACGAGCGGCAGATCAAGAAAATTCAACCGATTTTAGAGTTGGTGAATTCGCTTGAGTCTCGTTATCTGGAAATGACAGATGATGAGTTGAAGGATGAAACCCCAATATTCCGTGAACGTTTAGCGAGTGGC encodes the following:
- a CDS encoding preprotein translocase subunit SecA; protein product: MAGSILERGLSKLNGVFGTANERQIKKIQPILELVNSLESRYLEMTDDELKDETPIFRERLASGETLDDILPEAFALVREAGRRFLNMRHFDVQIIGGVVLHQGKIAEMKTG